The following coding sequences lie in one Pseudorca crassidens isolate mPseCra1 chromosome 2, mPseCra1.hap1, whole genome shotgun sequence genomic window:
- the E2F2 gene encoding transcription factor E2F2 isoform X2 gives MLRGPRALAPAAGPPPKGLHAMSPTELWPPGLSSPQLCPATTTYYTQLYPQTVPPAAAPGTCLDATPHGPEGQAVRCVPAGRLPAKRKLDLEGIGKPVVPEFRTPKRKCIRVDGLPSPKTPKSPGEKTRYDTSLGLLTKKFIYLLSESEDGVLDLNWAAEVLDVQKRRIYDITNVLEGIQLIRKKAKNNIQGRGLFEDPTRPGKQQQLGQELKELMSMEQALDQLIQSCSLHFKHLTEDKANKRLAYVTYQDIRAVGSFKEQTVIAVKAPPQTRLEVPDRSEENLQIYLKSTQGPIEVYLCPEEVQEPNSPAKEPLPSTSALSPSPGPIQPSSSINPGITESTASSAPALTSQQVLPPLPPSLVPLEATDSMLELPHPLLQQTEDQFLSPTLPCSSPLISFSPPLDQDDYLWGLDGGEGISDLFDTYDLGDLLIN, from the exons ATGCTGCGAGGGCCGCGGGCCCTGGCTCCGGCCGCGGGGCCACCCCCCAAGGGGCTGCACGCGATGAGCCCCACGGAGCTGTGGCCGCCCGGCCTCAGCAGCCCTCAGCTCTGCCCGGCCACCACCACCTACTACACCCAGCTGTACCCGCAGACTGTGCCTCCTGCTGCGGCGCCGGGCACCTGCCTCGACGCCACCCCCCACGGACCGGAGGGCCAAGCTGTGCGATGCGTGCCTGCTGGCCGGCTGCCG gCCAAAAGGAAGCTGGACCTGGAGGGGATCGGGAAGCCTGTGGTCCCTGAATTCCGGACTCCCAAGCGGAAATGCATTAGAGTGGATGGCCTCCCCAGCCCCAAAA CCCCCAAGTCGCCTGGGGAGAAGACTCGCTATGACACGTCGCTGGGGCTGCTCACCAAGAAATTCATTTACCTCCTGAGCGAGTCTGAGGATGGGGTCCTGGACCTTAACTGGGCTGCTGAGGTGCTGGACGTGCAGAAGCGGCGCATCTACGACATAACCAATGTGCTGGAGGGCATCCAGCTCATCCGCAAGAAGGCCAAGAACAACATCCA AGGCAGAGGACTGTTTGAAGACCCCACCCGgcctgggaagcagcagcagctggggCAGGAGCTGAAGGAGCTAATGAGCATGGAGCAGGCCTTGGACCAGCTCATCCAGAGCTGCTCTCTGCACTTCAAGCACCTGACGGAGGACAAGGCCAACAAGAGA CTGGCCTACGTGACTTACCAGGACATCCGTGCTGTGGGCAGCTTTAAGGAGCAGACGGTGATCGCTGTCAAGGCCCCTCCGCAGACGAGACTGGAAGTGCCTGACAGGAGCGAG gaGAACCTGCAGATATATCTGAAGAGCACGCAGGGGCCCATCGAAGTCTACCTTTGCCCAGAAGAGGTGCAGGAGCCCAACAGTCCTGCCAAGgagcccctcccctccacctccgcCCTCAGTCCCAGCCCTGGCCCCATCCAGCCCAGCAGCAGCATCAACCCTGGAATCACGGAATCCACGGCATCCTCAG CACCAGCGCTGACGTCCCAGCAGGTCCTGCCACCACTCCCGCCGTCCCTTGTCCCCCTGGAAGCCACCGACAGCATGCTGGAGCTGCCACACCCACTCCTGCAGCAGACAGAGGACCAGTTCCTGTCCCCGACACTGCCGTGCAGCTCCCCTCTGATCAGCTTCTCCCCGCCCTTGGACCAGGACGACTACCTGTGGGGCCTGGACGGCGGGGAGGGCATCAGTGACCTCTTCGACACCTATGACCTTGGGGACCTGCTGATTAACTGA
- the E2F2 gene encoding transcription factor E2F2 isoform X1 — MLRGPRALAPAAGPPPKGLHAMSPTELWPPGLSSPQLCPATTTYYTQLYPQTVPPAAAPGTCLDATPHGPEGQAVRCVPAGRLPAKRKLDLEGIGKPVVPEFRTPKRKCIRVDGLPSPKTPKSPGEKTRYDTSLGLLTKKFIYLLSESEDGVLDLNWAAEVLDVQKRRIYDITNVLEGIQLIRKKAKNNIQWVGRGLFEDPTRPGKQQQLGQELKELMSMEQALDQLIQSCSLHFKHLTEDKANKRLAYVTYQDIRAVGSFKEQTVIAVKAPPQTRLEVPDRSEENLQIYLKSTQGPIEVYLCPEEVQEPNSPAKEPLPSTSALSPSPGPIQPSSSINPGITESTASSAPALTSQQVLPPLPPSLVPLEATDSMLELPHPLLQQTEDQFLSPTLPCSSPLISFSPPLDQDDYLWGLDGGEGISDLFDTYDLGDLLIN; from the exons ATGCTGCGAGGGCCGCGGGCCCTGGCTCCGGCCGCGGGGCCACCCCCCAAGGGGCTGCACGCGATGAGCCCCACGGAGCTGTGGCCGCCCGGCCTCAGCAGCCCTCAGCTCTGCCCGGCCACCACCACCTACTACACCCAGCTGTACCCGCAGACTGTGCCTCCTGCTGCGGCGCCGGGCACCTGCCTCGACGCCACCCCCCACGGACCGGAGGGCCAAGCTGTGCGATGCGTGCCTGCTGGCCGGCTGCCG gCCAAAAGGAAGCTGGACCTGGAGGGGATCGGGAAGCCTGTGGTCCCTGAATTCCGGACTCCCAAGCGGAAATGCATTAGAGTGGATGGCCTCCCCAGCCCCAAAA CCCCCAAGTCGCCTGGGGAGAAGACTCGCTATGACACGTCGCTGGGGCTGCTCACCAAGAAATTCATTTACCTCCTGAGCGAGTCTGAGGATGGGGTCCTGGACCTTAACTGGGCTGCTGAGGTGCTGGACGTGCAGAAGCGGCGCATCTACGACATAACCAATGTGCTGGAGGGCATCCAGCTCATCCGCAAGAAGGCCAAGAACAACATCCAGTGGGT AGGCAGAGGACTGTTTGAAGACCCCACCCGgcctgggaagcagcagcagctggggCAGGAGCTGAAGGAGCTAATGAGCATGGAGCAGGCCTTGGACCAGCTCATCCAGAGCTGCTCTCTGCACTTCAAGCACCTGACGGAGGACAAGGCCAACAAGAGA CTGGCCTACGTGACTTACCAGGACATCCGTGCTGTGGGCAGCTTTAAGGAGCAGACGGTGATCGCTGTCAAGGCCCCTCCGCAGACGAGACTGGAAGTGCCTGACAGGAGCGAG gaGAACCTGCAGATATATCTGAAGAGCACGCAGGGGCCCATCGAAGTCTACCTTTGCCCAGAAGAGGTGCAGGAGCCCAACAGTCCTGCCAAGgagcccctcccctccacctccgcCCTCAGTCCCAGCCCTGGCCCCATCCAGCCCAGCAGCAGCATCAACCCTGGAATCACGGAATCCACGGCATCCTCAG CACCAGCGCTGACGTCCCAGCAGGTCCTGCCACCACTCCCGCCGTCCCTTGTCCCCCTGGAAGCCACCGACAGCATGCTGGAGCTGCCACACCCACTCCTGCAGCAGACAGAGGACCAGTTCCTGTCCCCGACACTGCCGTGCAGCTCCCCTCTGATCAGCTTCTCCCCGCCCTTGGACCAGGACGACTACCTGTGGGGCCTGGACGGCGGGGAGGGCATCAGTGACCTCTTCGACACCTATGACCTTGGGGACCTGCTGATTAACTGA